One Stenotrophomonas oahuensis genomic region harbors:
- a CDS encoding PAS domain-containing hybrid sensor histidine kinase/response regulator yields the protein MTAPQTPDPRSERATESVNMALAAGAIVGTWFWDVANDRLTIDEALARAFGLDPDIAHSTLRLDEVLGGVHPDDVAGLSTAINAAVQHGGRFAHQYRTRSEDGGYHWLEGIGRVDLDANGRPTGFPGVIIDISERRRFERERDDAQQLLRSFVEAAPGVVYAKDRQGRILIGNRGTTELIGLPPDQYVGRTDAELLNDAVQAATVMATDERIMSSGESEQVEEEVSFPDGRRAYWLSTKSPLRDAAGAVVGLVGTSLDITDRKNAHDAHREIEERYRLAAQATNDAIWDWRISDGQVIWNEALGSLFGHETSETTAQWWLEHIHPDDRQRIDRDIHAVIEGHGSSWSDEYRFRRFDGSYAIVFDRGAVLRNADGEPVRMIGAMLDLSDRYATEARLKELNEQLETRVREEVAERLRVEEALRQSQKMEAVGHLTGGIAHDFNNMLATVIGPLDLLEARLAGSDPRAARYIEMAMDSATRAAQLTQRLLAFSRQQPLQPTAVDTNKLVAGMSDLLVRSLGSSVQLETVLAGGLWWTHADPNQLENVILNLAVNARDAMPGGGRLKVETCNCSVASSFTEDHPGVAPGEYVLIAVSDTGSGMPPEVLAKAFDPFYTTKDVGQGTGLGLSQVYGFVQQSAGQVKLCSEVGVGTTVKVYLPKLQAEREPAPPVEPRTAPLPGGGKELVLVVDDEPLVRQFSVEALAELGYQVLAADGAAAALELMDRNPGIDLLFTDVVMPEVNGRQLADQALARRPGLKVLFTTGNSRNALVDEGVLDENVHLIGKPFTVSELATRVRAALNA from the coding sequence TTGACCGCGCCCCAAACGCCCGACCCCCGCAGCGAACGCGCCACCGAAAGCGTCAACATGGCGCTGGCCGCCGGTGCCATTGTCGGCACTTGGTTCTGGGACGTCGCCAATGACCGCCTCACCATTGACGAAGCCCTGGCCCGTGCCTTCGGTCTGGATCCGGACATCGCCCACAGCACGCTGCGCCTGGATGAGGTGCTGGGTGGCGTGCACCCGGACGATGTGGCCGGCCTGAGCACGGCCATCAACGCCGCCGTCCAGCACGGCGGTCGCTTCGCCCACCAGTACCGCACCCGCAGCGAAGACGGCGGCTACCACTGGCTGGAAGGCATCGGACGGGTGGACCTGGATGCCAACGGACGCCCGACCGGCTTCCCCGGTGTGATCATCGACATCAGCGAACGCCGCCGCTTCGAGCGCGAGCGCGATGATGCCCAGCAACTGCTGCGCTCCTTTGTCGAGGCCGCACCCGGCGTGGTGTACGCCAAGGACCGCCAGGGCCGGATTCTGATCGGCAACCGGGGCACCACCGAATTGATCGGCCTGCCGCCGGATCAGTACGTCGGCCGCACCGACGCCGAACTGTTGAACGACGCCGTGCAGGCCGCCACCGTCATGGCGACGGACGAGCGCATCATGTCCAGTGGTGAATCCGAACAGGTGGAAGAGGAAGTCAGCTTCCCTGACGGCCGCCGCGCCTACTGGCTCTCCACCAAATCACCGCTGCGCGATGCGGCCGGTGCCGTGGTCGGGCTGGTCGGCACCTCGCTGGACATCACCGATCGCAAGAATGCCCACGACGCCCATCGCGAGATCGAAGAGCGCTACCGCCTGGCCGCTCAGGCCACCAATGATGCGATCTGGGACTGGCGTATCAGCGATGGCCAGGTGATCTGGAACGAAGCGCTGGGCAGCCTGTTCGGCCACGAAACCAGCGAAACCACCGCGCAATGGTGGCTGGAGCACATTCACCCCGACGACCGCCAACGCATCGACCGCGACATCCATGCAGTGATTGAGGGCCATGGCAGCAGCTGGAGTGACGAGTACCGCTTCCGCCGCTTTGATGGCAGCTACGCCATTGTGTTTGATCGCGGCGCGGTGCTGCGCAATGCCGACGGCGAGCCGGTGCGCATGATCGGTGCCATGCTCGATCTTTCCGACCGCTATGCCACCGAAGCACGGCTGAAGGAATTGAACGAACAGCTGGAAACGCGCGTGCGCGAAGAAGTCGCCGAGCGCCTGCGGGTAGAGGAAGCGCTGCGCCAGAGTCAGAAGATGGAAGCGGTGGGTCACCTCACCGGCGGCATTGCCCACGACTTCAACAACATGCTGGCCACCGTCATCGGCCCGCTTGACCTGCTGGAAGCCCGCCTGGCCGGCAGCGACCCGCGTGCCGCCCGCTACATCGAGATGGCGATGGACAGCGCAACCCGCGCGGCCCAGCTGACCCAGCGCCTGCTGGCGTTCTCACGGCAGCAGCCGCTGCAGCCCACCGCGGTGGACACCAACAAGCTGGTGGCCGGCATGAGTGATCTGCTGGTGCGCTCGCTCGGCAGCAGCGTACAGCTGGAAACCGTGCTGGCCGGTGGTCTGTGGTGGACGCACGCCGACCCCAATCAGCTGGAGAACGTGATTCTCAATCTTGCGGTGAACGCACGCGATGCCATGCCCGGCGGTGGGCGGCTGAAGGTGGAAACCTGCAACTGTTCGGTGGCCTCCAGCTTCACCGAAGACCATCCCGGCGTCGCCCCTGGCGAGTACGTGCTGATCGCCGTCTCCGACACAGGCAGCGGGATGCCGCCGGAGGTGCTGGCCAAGGCGTTCGATCCGTTCTACACCACCAAGGACGTCGGCCAGGGCACCGGGCTGGGGCTGTCGCAGGTGTATGGCTTCGTGCAGCAGAGCGCGGGCCAGGTGAAGCTGTGCTCGGAAGTGGGCGTGGGCACCACGGTGAAGGTGTACCTGCCCAAGCTGCAGGCCGAGCGCGAGCCGGCACCACCGGTCGAGCCTCGCACGGCTCCTCTGCCGGGGGGCGGGAAGGAACTGGTGCTGGTGGTGGACGACGAACCGCTGGTGCGCCAGTTCTCGGTGGAGGCGCTGGCCGAGCTGGGGTACCAGGTATTGGCGGCAGATGGGGCGGCTGCGGCACTGGAATTGATGGACCGGAATCCCGGCATCGACCTGTTGTTTACCGATGTGGTGATGCCGGAAGTCAACGGGCGGCAACTGGCGGATCAGGCGCTGGCGCGCCGGCCGGGGTTGAAGGTGTTGTTTACCACCGGCAACAGCCGCAATGCGCTGGTAGATGAGGGGGTGCTGGATGAGAACGTGCACCTCATTGGAAAGCCGTTTACGGTTTCGGAATTGGCGACGCGTGTGCGGGCGGCGTTGAACGCGTGA
- a CDS encoding ChrR family anti-sigma-E factor — MRPHHHLDDATLMSLAAGALPAPLAVVASAHLERCGECRQRLRAAEAIGAALLEQTQPEIASVQRDALRDVMLARLESEAPVDAGKVTALYADTVPLRDGTDPDRMPAALQPYFGERLSTVRWKWIGPGMYCTRARDMPSLIMLKIAPGKSLPVHSHGGSELTQVLQGSYNDALGLFAAGDVADLDSDVEHQPVTAPGVPCICVSALDAPLVFSGWLARKLQRFVQL, encoded by the coding sequence ATGCGCCCGCACCATCACCTGGACGACGCGACCTTGATGAGCCTGGCGGCCGGCGCATTGCCGGCCCCGCTGGCAGTGGTCGCCAGCGCGCATCTGGAGCGCTGTGGGGAGTGTCGCCAGCGGCTGCGCGCGGCGGAGGCGATTGGAGCGGCGTTGCTGGAGCAGACCCAGCCGGAAATCGCATCCGTACAGCGTGACGCATTGCGCGATGTGATGCTGGCGCGATTGGAGAGTGAAGCGCCTGTGGATGCGGGCAAGGTGACCGCGTTGTATGCGGACACTGTGCCATTGCGCGATGGCACTGATCCAGATCGTATGCCGGCGGCGCTGCAGCCGTACTTTGGTGAGCGCTTGAGCACGGTGCGTTGGAAGTGGATCGGTCCCGGCATGTATTGCACACGCGCTCGCGACATGCCTTCGCTCATCATGCTCAAAATTGCACCGGGTAAGAGTCTGCCGGTGCACAGCCACGGGGGCAGCGAGCTCACCCAGGTGCTGCAGGGTTCTTACAACGATGCGCTGGGCTTGTTCGCGGCCGGCGATGTGGCAGATCTGGATTCGGATGTCGAGCATCAGCCGGTGACCGCACCGGGCGTTCCGTGTATCTGTGTGTCCGCGCTGGATGCGCCGCTGGTGTTCAGCGGTTGGCTCGCGCGCAAGCTGCAACGATTCGTACAGTTGTAA
- a CDS encoding sigma-70 family RNA polymerase sigma factor: MYSERNNATTCFETARMASASPQPTSDPINWAGDMAGVAQFRDRECFMRIYDYFMPRLCVYLRGLGAPDGIGEELAQESLLRLWLHADHFDPAQSALSTWLFRIARNLHIDRVRHERGWAHAQAVVEQAAEQDVPERTSAEQFADDARLRQRIQELPAVQARLVRMSYFEAKSHGEISLALGMPLGTVKSHLRRAFLQLQSKVGGV, from the coding sequence ATGTACTCTGAGCGCAACAACGCGACGACCTGCTTCGAGACCGCCCGCATGGCCTCAGCTTCACCGCAGCCGACGAGCGACCCCATCAACTGGGCCGGCGACATGGCCGGCGTGGCGCAGTTCCGCGACCGCGAGTGTTTCATGCGCATCTACGACTATTTCATGCCGCGGCTGTGCGTGTACCTGCGTGGCCTGGGCGCGCCGGATGGCATCGGCGAGGAACTGGCGCAGGAGAGCCTGCTGCGGTTGTGGCTGCACGCCGATCACTTCGACCCGGCGCAGAGCGCGCTGAGCACGTGGCTGTTCCGGATCGCGCGCAATCTGCACATTGACCGGGTGCGCCACGAGCGCGGCTGGGCGCATGCACAGGCTGTGGTGGAGCAGGCCGCCGAGCAGGACGTGCCGGAGCGCACCAGCGCCGAGCAGTTTGCTGATGATGCGCGCTTACGCCAGCGCATCCAGGAGCTGCCGGCAGTGCAGGCAAGGTTGGTGCGTATGTCGTATTTCGAGGCCAAAAGCCACGGCGAAATCTCCCTGGCCCTGGGCATGCCGCTGGGCACGGTGAAGTCACACCTGCGGCGGGCGTTCCTGCAGTTGCAGTCAAAAGTGGGGGGCGTCTGA
- a CDS encoding acyl-CoA desaturase — protein sequence MAAAAPPPRRSRLHQTVRRWFDTSASEPCVDAASARRVDWLRALPFVLLHLGCLGVIWVGISWTAVGVAVALYAVRMFAITGFYHRYFSHKTFTTSRPVQFAFAVIGAASVQRGPLWWAAHHRHHHRHADQPLDPHSPNHGGFWRSHMGWFLTREAFVTDFSRIPDLARFPELRWLDRFDTVVPVLLAVVLYALGEALAHFAPSLHTSGAQLLVWGFFISTVVLFHATVTINSLAHRFGRRRFPTQDDSRNNLWLALLTFGEGWHNNHHFFPGTVRQGFRWWEVDITWYGLRGMAALGLVSGLKPIPEWVLTKARY from the coding sequence ATGGCCGCTGCGGCACCCCCGCCTCGTCGTTCACGCCTGCACCAGACGGTGCGCCGCTGGTTTGACACCTCGGCAAGTGAACCCTGCGTGGATGCCGCGTCTGCACGGCGTGTGGACTGGCTGCGCGCCCTGCCCTTCGTGCTGCTGCATCTGGGCTGCCTGGGGGTGATCTGGGTAGGGATCTCCTGGACAGCCGTAGGCGTTGCGGTGGCACTGTATGCGGTGCGGATGTTCGCCATCACCGGCTTCTATCATCGCTATTTCTCTCATAAAACTTTCACTACCTCACGTCCGGTGCAGTTCGCATTTGCAGTCATCGGCGCAGCCAGCGTGCAGCGCGGCCCGCTCTGGTGGGCGGCGCACCATCGTCACCATCACCGCCACGCCGACCAGCCGCTGGACCCCCATTCACCTAACCACGGCGGGTTCTGGCGCAGCCATATGGGCTGGTTCCTCACCCGTGAGGCATTCGTCACAGATTTCAGCCGTATTCCCGACCTGGCGCGTTTTCCTGAACTCCGCTGGCTGGATAGATTCGATACTGTGGTACCGGTGTTGCTGGCCGTTGTGCTGTATGCGCTGGGTGAAGCATTGGCGCACTTTGCGCCGTCGCTGCACACCAGCGGCGCGCAGTTGCTTGTGTGGGGCTTCTTCATCTCCACCGTTGTACTGTTCCATGCAACGGTCACCATCAATTCGCTGGCACACCGTTTTGGCCGGCGCCGTTTTCCCACCCAGGACGACAGCCGCAACAACCTCTGGCTGGCCCTGCTCACCTTTGGCGAGGGCTGGCACAACAACCACCACTTCTTTCCGGGAACAGTTCGGCAGGGCTTCCGCTGGTGGGAAGTCGACATTACCTGGTACGGGCTGCGCGGCATGGCGGCACTGGGCCTGGTCAGTGGTCTGAAGCCGATCCCGGAATGGGTATTGACCAAGGCGAGGTACTGA
- a CDS encoding NAD(P)/FAD-dependent oxidoreductase yields MRIAVIGSGIAGLATAYWLDGEHEVTLFEGEDYLGGHTHTHDVKVAGQSMAVDTGFIVFNPQHYPLLSGLLNELGVASQPTTMSFSAHSERTGVEYNATSLDGLFCQRRNLLSPRFWGMLRDLRRFYREAPALLDEPEGPTLGQYLRRHRYGSAFVQEHLLPMASALWSSPTAQILDFPARYLVQFMANHQMLQMTERPEWRVVSGGSARYIDALRKRWHVRERIGCPVYRVERTQWGALVYTLTTVEGFDHVVFACHSDEALAILKDPDPVEHEVLGAIQYQANQAVLHTDASLLPRNRKAWAAWNAHIPNDTRAPCTVSYYMNALQGLPGDTPLIVTLNRTADIDPSKILKRCYYAHPVHDHAAVRAQERWAEVQGRRNTWFAGAYWGWGFHEDGIRSARRVVDALRAATAGQEEVPWEVAIA; encoded by the coding sequence ATGCGCATCGCGGTCATTGGTTCGGGCATTGCAGGGTTGGCCACCGCATACTGGCTGGATGGCGAACACGAAGTCACCCTGTTCGAAGGTGAGGATTATCTCGGCGGGCACACCCACACCCACGACGTGAAAGTCGCCGGCCAGAGCATGGCCGTAGACACTGGCTTCATCGTCTTCAATCCACAGCACTATCCGCTGCTCAGCGGTCTGCTCAACGAGTTGGGGGTGGCGTCCCAGCCCACCACCATGAGCTTCTCCGCGCATAGCGAGCGCACCGGCGTGGAGTACAACGCGACCTCGCTGGACGGCCTGTTCTGCCAGCGCCGGAATCTTCTGTCACCGCGCTTCTGGGGCATGTTGCGCGATCTGCGGCGTTTCTATCGGGAAGCACCGGCACTGCTGGATGAGCCCGAAGGCCCCACCCTCGGCCAGTACCTGCGCCGGCATCGCTATGGCTCCGCCTTCGTGCAGGAGCACCTGCTGCCGATGGCGTCGGCGCTCTGGTCTTCGCCGACGGCACAGATCCTCGATTTCCCTGCACGCTACCTCGTGCAGTTCATGGCCAACCACCAGATGCTGCAGATGACCGAGCGCCCCGAGTGGCGCGTGGTCAGCGGCGGTTCGGCGCGTTACATCGATGCACTGCGCAAGCGCTGGCACGTGCGCGAGCGCATTGGCTGCCCGGTGTACCGGGTCGAGCGCACGCAATGGGGCGCGCTGGTCTACACCCTCACCACGGTAGAAGGTTTCGACCACGTGGTGTTCGCCTGCCACAGTGACGAAGCGCTGGCGATCCTGAAAGATCCCGACCCGGTCGAACACGAGGTGCTGGGCGCGATCCAGTACCAGGCCAACCAGGCCGTGCTGCACACCGACGCCAGCCTGTTGCCGCGCAATCGCAAGGCCTGGGCGGCATGGAACGCGCACATCCCCAACGACACCCGCGCGCCCTGCACGGTCAGCTATTACATGAATGCCCTGCAGGGCCTGCCGGGTGACACCCCGCTGATCGTCACCCTCAACCGCACCGCCGACATCGACCCTTCGAAGATACTGAAACGCTGCTACTACGCCCACCCGGTTCACGACCACGCGGCCGTGCGGGCACAGGAACGCTGGGCCGAGGTGCAGGGCCGCCGCAATACCTGGTTTGCCGGCGCGTACTGGGGCTGGGGCTTCCATGAAGATGGCATCCGCAGCGCACGGCGTGTGGTGGATGCGCTGCGCGCTGCCACTGCAGGCCAGGAAGAGGTGCCGTGGGAGGTGGCCATCGCATGA